The DNA segment aacgttctgattacacagGCCActttatagatttgtgtagaagtcttcggctactttaactatcttatacatattgctaaggacattgccctcctttctcttaacacatacatctggtttttacctattccttgtttcctcttcaccacgtttaggctacctccgttcctaacagcatgttcgattctctccatatttcacttccttatgtcggctaccttgcgcttatttattaacttcgatagctccgttagttctattgtGTCGGAAGGGTAAGACGTCATCATACTTTGGCCTTTCTTAataagatctttcgtctcctgagatagcttgcctgTATCGTGTCGATCCGTCaaaccgcctacttctactgcggaCTTCGTAATGAAAGCTGTCAGATcatcgttcattgtttgaacattaagatcgtattcctcagttaaagcttaaTGTCTGCtatgcagcgatatcctgaattcctctattttctctcttaccgctaactcgttaatggacttcctcttcacgagcttcttccattccctcttcatgtctaaactaatttgagaccttaccattctgtggtcgctacagagCACATTTCCGAGggcgtccacatcctgaacgatgccaggttgagtgcATAGAGTAAAgtcgattttatttttagtctcaccattggggctgttcccagtccacttcctgttctctcgtttgcggaagaaggtaatcatgatccgtaaattatttcccCCTGTGTGCGAActtgactaataactctcccttgctattcctggaacctatcccatagtcacctaccgcctagtcgccagcctgcttcttgcctaccttcgcattgaagtcgcccatcagtacaaaaagtatggtggggcagccagaaaaagaatgtaaaccaatatatGTGTACTTTGATTTTACTTTGCTCGTTGCCGAATCCTGGTGATCTGGTGAATAACTTCTTTTTGCCAATAAGCACGGCTTCTTACGCGGTCGATCTTCCGAAACACAGGCGTTTGAATTGATCACTGACCTTCATCACGCTGTTCACGCTCACTCTAGAATAGACTCCGTGTTTGTAGATTTCGCCAAATGATTCGGTAAAGTCCCACACATACgcctaataaacaaaaaaaaaacttgagaatCTGAACATAAATTCTAAGGTTATTTCTTGGATCACCAATGATTTGGCCGGACGATACGAAGCAGTCTTTAATAATGGGCATTCATCTTCGCTCTCCCCCGTTAAGTCTGGAGTACCGCAAGGGTGTGTACTCAGGCCTATCTTGTTCTTAGTTTAAATTAATGACATAATAACCCAAATTTCACAGTCATattatttgcagacgattgcTTGATATACAGGCAGATTACAGGTCCTAGTAACAAAATTGGAGTCTCTGCAAAATAAAGCCGCCCGGTTCTTACATTGCATCTGAGAAATACTCGCCATCAGCGAGTGTAACTGAAATAGAAAAATCTCTCAATTTACCTCTTCTCAAAAAACGGAGAATGCTTTGCACACTGGCATTTTTCTACAAATTATATCACAGTCAGTCTTCCTTTGCTTTGTACCTAATCAAGCCGGCTCATCGGATATCCCCACGCATTGATCACCAACTGAAAGTCTAAGCCATCTTTGCAAGAACTTATCTCTTCTTTCATTTGCATCTCCTCCTCGCCATCCGTCAATGGAATCGACCCCCTGGCACCATTGCATCTGCGAATGATTACGAATCGTTTGTAACCGCCCTAAAACAACACTTCGAGCTGTAACCTTCATTGTTCCATTCtttgtttttgcatttttgttgAACCACTGCTTTCAAAGAAAACTTGATTGTTTATTGCGTTGTGTTGTTATATTCTGAGTGTTTGATGTTTTTCAAAATGGTGTTCCCGGCCAACAAATTTTGTACTTACCGCATTTTTTGTTGCTTAGTTTTTACTGTGAATTCTCCTCCCCCACTTCATTTAATGCCCGCTCGGGCCtatagggtatttgaataaataaataaaaaagttttaTATATATTCTAAAGTGCTGAACTCCTAACCTGGAACACGGACCCGATCTTGCAATTGCGTAAAATCATATATCAGCTTACACACAATCTATTAAAACTGTCCATTATAAAATACAGATCGAGGTCTTCAAATAGATTAACCCAATGTAATCACATAAACATATTAAACGAATTTCAATTCCATACCGACTTTTTCAAAATACTCGTTCTGTACATCAGCGACACTTGAGGGAACGATCTGAACACAGGTATTACTAACAGTTCATCCTTCGATACGTTTAGGGCTCTGATTGTAGATGACTATATCGATAGCagtaactatttttttttcatgatatcTTGTTACATTGCTGTTTTCGCTGTCATGCTTGTGCCTAGATTGATATTTCTGCATTAATTGTAgtctatttttttctttggtgTTTTTGTAACCTTATTTGTGGCTTGACTGGTACTTAGTACCTCAATACTGACACTGTAACTGAATATTGTAACTTATTCTGTAATTGTAACTCTTATTATTGTATGCTCTTTGCTTTAGTAGTTTAGCTTGTATAATATCCGAATCAATTTATGTAACATACCCCAATTCTACAACTGTTGTCAAGTTTCTATGTACAGCTTGCATATATGTATGCACCGTTCTGTACCATGTCCCGTTATGTACTTTAAGCTTATATGTATGTACCATTCAAAGCACTTCCTGTTACAATCCCTGATGAGATTCAAAATATCAAATTAAATAAACATGCGAATAAAGCGCACATACTTACCAGAGCCATGTCAGAGCTACCGTAAAAAAGGAAACTTCTGTTTTAAAAATGATTTTGTACTTTCATTTTGCGTTGCTGGTTCGAGCCGCCCCGAAGCTCGTCATACAGGCGTGCAGACGAAAGATCCAGTGATTCTTGGCCCGTTACGCCTAGAAGTAGCCGACACCGACAAATTACAAGGAGTTACGTACACGGATAGAGATACCGGTGAAGAAAGGGTTACGCAAGCGTGCCCGTAACTCGTCCTGCGCCGCCACTATGTGGCAGTGCTTTTTCCCAGTGGGCCATAGTGACCGTAtcagccagagagagagagagagagagagctttcgAGGCTGTGCGAACTGCGATTTTAAGACCCAGGTGGCCTTGGAAGTGGCGTGGCCCCTTAATAGTGTAGCATAGCTATTGGCGTTACTTTTTTTCCCTGAAGGGCGACTGAAGGTCCGGGAGTTTCGTTTTATAACTTTCAGCGCACAGATATACCGACAGCCATTCGGCGTGAGTTATTGTCGCTTGGATGTCTTCGAAGCTTCTGAGGTTGTTCAACTTCATGTCTCGTTTAATAAACGGTTGTGCGTTCATAGACATGCGGTCAGATTCGAATATATAATTCTTAGAGGGGATAGCATTTGACCCTGCGATAAGTCACACGTGCTCTGCCGGTGTTTCCGAAGAGAGCTTGCGTTAAATAATGCAAGCACAAGACAAGACAAGAAGTGTATGCAGTCGGATCGCGGAAATTGGAACTCGACGGGGATCAGAAGTAGGAATAGTGCAGCGTTCGATCGGGCTGCACATGTGATGTTGACGCGACAGTTTGAAGTCTCAGGGGAATTACTGACTGGGAATGGTGCATGCACTGGTATAGTAGATATCGTGTTCTTAAACATGCTGCACCGAAGATTTGCAAAGATTACGTCAAATATCCGATGCAGCGGCCAAAACTCACTGACAATAGTGCAAGACATGCAAGAGAAGCGCATGAGCAAGTGGCCAAGAATGAACCAGATTTGCTGCAAGAAATGGCTCGGAAGGCAGTGTGAGAAATGCATACCGTCTGGAGCCAAATACTACAGAATGAATAAGAGCAAAAGTGCGAACGGAAGAAAGCGAGAGCAGAAATTGGGGATGCTGCCGGGGAGGGATGTGTATCGCAGAAAAATAAGTGGCGCTAACGAGGCAGCTGTCTTTTTTATTGACGGTGTACTCTGAAGAACCTTTTAATTATGTGCTCAAACGGGGCAGAATTCGATTGCGGGTCCTTCTTTCCATGCACTGAGGCGAACGATGGAATGCTTCATACCCTTGGTGCCTGGGATAGTCGTTTGTTTGCGCATTTTTAAGGTGCAATTAGCATACTTTCTTGCAAGCCACCGAGGATGTGCTAGGcgcaaaaaaacatttattgtgtGCTGCACGAGCAACACTCCAAACACTCCTCGAGCTCAAGAATTAAGCAGAGAAAGCGGCTTTAGCTTATACCCACCGGTCGCTGTCAGGCATGAGCTCCATTTTTCGGTGACATGGCTTCGTGACCGTACTGTTGCCGGTAAAGCACAGAAGGGCAGTTAAAAGTCATGTCAAATTTTCAGTAGCCCTGTCAGGAACTGATGTCTTAACACTGCAGCGCTGCATGTTTCAAGTGATGGCGTACATTCTTTTGAGATTTTTCTAGAACAGCTGCACCGCCGCGCTGAGAATCTCTCGGTTTGCGTTGCTTACAAGGCACCTCCATCGCAGTTCATCGACCAGATGTGCAAAGCCCTCAAGTACTGCCATGGCCTTGGAGTTATCCACCGGGACATCAAACCGGAGAACCTTCTGCTCGGCATTAATGAGGAACTCAAGGTCGCCGATTTTGGATGGGCAGCTCAGGGTGCTTCCACGAGGTAGGCACACCGGCGAGCTTTTTCTGCACTACCAGTCGTGTGCCCGTGCACACGACTGGTGTGTTGACGGTGTCTTTTGGTTAGGTTCGCGTGGCATGCTGTGCTGAGATAAGGAAGCATattactcaatggcatccacccaagcgcagccatacggctacagaggcaACCTAAATAGCTTCCACAGaagcttcgtagttaaagaaaaattggttctggtccggggttccaactcgggaccaccgcttcacggAGGCAGTcactttaccaactgagctaaccggggcggctagcacatggtagggcgagagcgaattgatcaataactcgaaattGAATTGATCAATAATTCCATCTTTCgggtttcccctaaacatctgactaACGCTTTGCAGGCAGCTGCTTTGTGGGGGCAGACTACAAATCCAGTTATTTAGGTCACGAAAGAAATGAAACTTTGGTGCACAAAGGGTTTGGaaaatgcaaatatttttttcataaCAAAGTGCCAGCATCGATTAATAGCTTCTCATTAGCACTTTTTCATTGGGTTTGCCCATGTGCAGTTATTTCATGCTGTAGCCACGTCTGCTGTAGCGTCACGACTCACGATGACGGAACGAGAAACCAGAGAGGGCTTTAGCTGCCTTCAGTCTTGTATCGATAATCAGTGACAGCAAAGAGGCTGCAAAACGATGTCATAGCAGTAGCTAACCGGTTTTTTGTTGAGGCACGTGGCTAGCAATAGCCAGCAGGTGACTGTCTCTTGGTGCGCGATGCAATGGTTCACATGCCTGACCCAGCAATGTTGCCTGCAGGAGGAAAACCTTCTGCGGAACGCTGGACTATTTGGCCCCAGAAATTCTCGCAGGCGGATCGTACGACATGAAAGTGGATCACTGGTGTCTAGGAGTTTTGGCGTACGAGCTCCTAGTCGGGTGTCCTCCGTTTGAGACGGAGTCAGTTGCGAAGACGCGAGCCCTGATAAAGAAAGCCAACATAACGTTCCCCCGACATGTGTGCGCCGCTGCTCGTGGCCTAATCCGTAAGGTGAGCAGCACAGATTGCATCAAGTGGTGCATAATTGGTGGCTACAGGCTGCATGCATGCTTCTCAGCGAAGCATATGATGCATTTGGTGTACTTTCTCTCCTGCAGGTCTACCGGGTGTTTGAAATTGTTGAGTACATCGTTTACTTTTAAAGGCCGTGAAAGCCACGGCAGTGCAGTCTTTGCAGGTTGTTTGTACGGCAGGGCGGACATTATACAGTTAGGTTATAGTGGGCAGTGAAAAGACTATTAATGATTAAAATTACCTCATCAGCTTTCTTATCCTGGAGTCAAAGGTATCCCATTTAATTTCCATGTTCAATTCCGTGGAAATCGAAGGCGAGCCCCGATTTTAAAACTTCAGGAAAGGCATTGCGGTGCGCGGTATAGAacgtgggggaaaaaaaaaccgTGAAAACTCCACAAGTATGCTTCCTCACGTTGCACACTGGTAAAATGCCGTCGCTGAACCAAATGCCGACGCAGTTTGCGTCTtttgtgaagtaaaaaaaaaaattaatgttattCTCTTGACGATACTACGCACAGGCAAACAAATGTGCAATGCGGCAAAGGCAACTTAGTGAGCTATCGAAAGCATATTTTCCCCATTCGATGTTTCGAACAACGATGTAGATGAGAAATATTATGAACTTGCGTAGCCTTCGAAGTTCGAGGTCTTCAGTGTCACAAATAATGTTGCGCCCTAAAACTAATAATTTCTATGGAATTACCTGGTTCAGCTAAATGCCACTTTGCTGTGCTAGCACGTTTGCCCTTGTTTAGCTTGGGTTCTCTTTGTTTAGCTTATCTTAGCTTGATCATTCGGGTTACGCCCAGTAGTCCTTTCAGTGGTTCCTCACCTTTCCAGTCAGGCTCCTGCATGTGTACGCCACCGCATTTCTTGCTCCTGATCTGTTTCCGCATCCCGTTTAGCAAGGTCATACGGTGTTGGCCGCTCTTCTTCGGCTTGCCGCCTCGCTGCATCCACTGGGTCGGTTAACTTACGTTGGCGCTCCCTTCATTTTGCATTGCTGTTCAGCTCGCCGTGCGCGGCTTTTGGCCTCGGAATCTGTCGAAGGACGGACTTCGTCCATGGTTTACCGTTTGCTGCAGTGCATGTTCTTTCGGCGATTTCATCCTTCGcctctctttttccttttcctgGCACGCGCACGCAACCGCGCTTCTCGCTCTTCCACTTCACACTGTCTCTTCGCtgaggctgcagctggcgcgacgctacTCAGAGCTTACCCTATAGCTTAGCTGAGAGTCTCCGAGGCAGAATTTTTCATCACGGCTTTTTCGCTATGACCCGCCAAGTCTtagcgcacaaaaaaaattagAGTTGATTATTAAAtttgtttattctttttattGCTCTCTGTCGTGCAAATAATGTCCACCTTGAGCGCTAATTTAAAGTCACGGACTACACCGTCGTATCAAGGCTTGTCAAAGAAATTCTGTGTTGAATAATTTGAATCACCCAGTTTGCTCCCTCCATACTTATGTAGCACCTTTCGTCGGCCGAGTTAGCACTATTGTAGTGCAAGAGACTGGTACCTAGTAAATTGCTCCTGTTCAGAAAGAGCGAATTTCGCAATATCCGCTACATCCGCGGTTATGCGTTAGAGAGATACTCTTTTTTAATACACTAAGCTGGATAGATATCGAGTTATGTACAGACAGATgtagacatatatatatatatatatatatatatatatatatatatatatatatatatatatatatatatatatatatatatatatatatatatatatatatatatatatatataatcaccaaaaattgaagaaacataacaggatttaattcacgacgtttcggctggaggaccagccgaaacgtcgtgaattaaattctgttatgtttcttcaatttttggcgattttatattatattgaccaaatcagctgccagaaatcacttttggtatatatatatatatatatatatatatatatatatatatatatatatatatatatatatatatatatatatatatatatatatatatatatatatatatatatatatatatatatatatatatatatatatatatatatgaagaagacccctgtaacctcagtcttgagaaaggacaggctctgtccgaaacgtcgactcaaaataaatctatggctaaatgaagcgttttcaactttgaatatatatatatatatatatatatatatatatatatatatatatatatatatatatatatatatatatatatcatcttcgtaatcatcgtcagcctgactacacccactgcagggcaggcCTCTGCcctgtctctccagttaaccctgtcttttggcAGCAACGCCCAACGTATCCCCCAAACTTAAAATCATCCggccacccaactttctgccgccccctgctacgcttgccatctcttggaatccactccgttacccttaaggtccaagacacagacacacagacaggcaggcaggcagacggataatatatatatatatatatatatatatatatatatatagtagtcAAGGATTcgacagaatatatatatatatatatatatatatatatatatatatatatatatatatatatatagtgtatgGATATAGATGATAGACAAACAGATTCAGGGAGCTAGATAGTAGAACAGGGTAGGGTAAGGGAGGTAGGTACAGAGAGGAAGATTTTAAGTTATAAATATGCCAacgactgcaattttttttttcttgcgcagctgctgcagcttgaagcGGATAAGCGAATGTCGCTAGATGAGGTGCTGGAGCACCCGTGGGTCAGCGCGAACGCCATCAGGCCTGAGAAGTCGAAGACTTCAAAAAAGAATTGACTTTCCCTGCTCCTCTTGCCTTCTTTGTGCTttccatgttttctttttatttattgtttctgTTCTGTTATTAGCCTTGTGTTTATTTCTGCATGATGGTGTAATTAATCTCCTTTGGCGCTTGCTTGTTTTGCAGTGTATttggtatttttctttttgtgtttgcttcGCTCGATTACCTATtgtgctttgtttgttttttatgtaTGCAATTAACTATTTTCTGTGTTGAATTATCTTTTTCCTGTGCTAAATTGCCTAttgttgtttgtttgcttttgctgtgttgaATTACCTAGTTGCTGTGCTTATTTACCTATTGtgcttcttttgtttttgctgtgttgTCCAATTTGCTGTGCTCGATTACCTAttgttctttgtttgtttttgctgtggtCCATAAATAGTTTTGCTGTGCTCAATTTCCTCTTTTGTGCTAGAATCCATGCATGAGCGGCCCTTAGTTTCTCTTTTTAATTGATGGCCTAAATACTGAGTTCGCATTCATTTATGTCATATTTCTCCTCCTGTTTGGGCCTACCAAATCTGGCAGTATTGCATGAatgaaagaaaatagaaaaataagCCAATGCTATTGCACGTGACACTCAAGTCGCTGCGTGGCCGAGTGCTCTAACTCAGCTACATGCGCACAGCTTTTAGTGCCGGCTCGTCCTTTGTAAGAAAGGGAAGTAAACAAAGAGGACGTGGTATCAAACCACGGTTTAAAATTTGCAATTGATAGCTTAGGAGAAACGATAAGAATTTTCTGACCGCTGTTAAAGTGTGTTTTCTTTATGGCGGTTTCTGAACTATGTTTTGGCTATGCATAAGTGGTAATTTTTGCAAAGCTCGAAATGGTCTTAGGGTAAGGCATTTAGGACTTTATTGCTTCATTCAGTGCGTGAACACACGTTCAGCATCGACTTAACAGCGCTTCAGGCGCCGCCTATAACTGGGTTGAATTGCCTAGGTGAGGAGCTAGCGTAGTCCTCGTCACAGGAGTAGGTAACATTTTTTAGGCAGTGTGGCTGTTATGGCTGTATGTGCACTGAAAACTGCTATGTCATTACGCTAAGCAATTAGTAGGACGACATACGTTTACAATTAGAGTAGTTGCCGGTGGCTGCTCCTCCGTAAAAATCACTTGCGCTCGATGTGCACAGCACAGTGACCCCTTAGACCAGCTGTTGCTTgttctttgccccccccccccccccccccttccccctcgtCTCCAAGCCCCTATTATCCCCAGCTCATGCTCGTACTCCGCTTTGAGCGGTGATACGTGCAGGGGAACTTGCCCTGAACGCTTCTCACTATATCGGTAGCTGTGCTTGCCGCTTGACCAAATAGCGAGAAGCCGTAGTTTTAATCGATTAAAAAAAGCGTTGGCGTTTTTCCACTGCTGCGGGAGGCGCCGTTTCTTGTGGATGGCAGACGTCTGTGTATTGCGTGGAATAAGTTCGTTACTAGAGGAAACTAGCAGGACATTCATGAAGCAGACAACAAATGTAGGTCTTTTGGTctgattttacatttttttttctacagtgcAGGGATACCCGTTGGGCTGTTGTGGCACGGCTGAGAAGGATTGCATATGTTCGCGCCCAGCAATGCGTTATTGCTGGTCATAGATGTGCCTTGGCTGTTTGACTTTCAGGGACTGCGGGTCGAGCGGCTCTTGATGTTTGCTTTAACTGTGTAGCTGTGGCCGTGAAGCCACTTTCAATGAGCCTGGACATAGTCCCCTCAGAGCGCGGTCGACAGCGAAGAGCGGCGCTTTGTGCAAATTCGACGTGGTGCGCAAGGTCTTCGTACGTTCAAGCTTCCCTCCGGCGCATACAGCGAGATACTCTTCAGTGTCGCTACTGAGGTCTTCACAAGCAAACCGGCAAAAAATCCCGAAGAAAACTCCAAAAAACAAGTGCCGCTGAAATTACCAGtgtggctttttcagcatagtattattaccagtgttggcggacaccagaacacCAGTGAATCGTCTTAGTAAGCTGATTTAATAAcattttaactagtagagttggGGGCTTTGCtgcgattagagatttgtagccgctcGTTAGTAATAGCAATATCAGTTTTAGAAATTCGAAAACTCTATTACCCTTGGCTctatggctcgacaaaatttggctttttacTAGTTGCGTGTTCTGAAAAGATTGGTTAgcatgcatgcttttcgaaagcgcatgtatttcggcACGATGTAGCCATATTTCGTCGAGCtaaagcgccgagggtaatcgcgttttcgaaattctaaaaactcctatggctattactaacgaccggctataTATAATTGAAACTAGTTGTCTAGCTGTGATAGCTAAAAAGTTAGTTATtaaagattagttaaccagctctCTACACGATTCACCGGCTTTCCagtgtccaccaacactggtattagtatgccgaaaaaagccatatttttacccacAAAAGACCTTTTTTTGAAGATTACTTAGCGTTGCCTGAAACACCTAGTAGGTCAAGCCGAGCCGCGCaagctctctctcgtctctctATATATAGGCTCTGCTGATTAATGATTCATGAAAAATAACGTAAAAGTGAACAGATGCTCCTGTGTAAATGTTCGGTTACTTTTTATGGCCTGTAAATGACCACTGAAATCGGTTACATTTAAGGTGAAGCTCATGTGATCGATGACTTGTTTTCTGTAACGTTACAAGGCTGGCgcagttggtgcttttgattcacTGGCTGATAAATGGTTGGTAGCGCTAAAATAGACAAGGGAGAGAGAAAATGTACCGaagggatctttcacgtgcatgTCTAATAACCTCAGTTGACGTAAAAACTAGCGTTTGCCCCCGTCGGTATCTTTTCGCTGTTCCTTGCCTTTTTTAGCTCAAGTACCCATGTTTCAGCCAGTGAATTGAAAGCCAGTGCTCAGACACCGCCAATGATATTGAATGACTAGCTTCGGCACAATTCGGCGGCCACAGCAGCAGCGGTGTGCAAGAAGCGTTCCAGCGTCAATTGCACTTGACTACAGATTAGCGAGAGCTGGAAGCAAAGATAAGCGAGAAACAATGTTTTGAGCGACTCTGAATAAAGAATAAATTGCGACAGCCTTCTTACCGCTCAAGAAAATTGTCTTCGAATGCTAATAACAGGAGTCCCATTTTAAGGTTAAAAGTGAATTGACCGAGAGTTTTATCcgatttttaaagcgaaattatTACGCTTGATGAACAGCCAAGCCTCAGGCTGGCAGAGTGAACGAAAAGCAAATTTAACAGCACTTCAGTACAGTCGCTACATGACAGCTTCGTATAAGGTTATGGCAGTACAGCTATAGATAACTGTGTGGAGCACACCCATAAATTGCGGATAATGGAGATTTTAACGAGAAGTTCtttgtaataaactgcacatctccaaccaaaattttaacttaacccaacgtttcggagCCGAATCGGctccgaaacgttgggttaaagttataAATTTGGTTTATAAGCCTTCAAACCCAActgcaaatctgtcaaaatgtttagaaGTTCTTTATGGACGCAAATTTTTCGCATATCTTAAAATTGCACCAGAACAATATCCAGGCAAGTAAAGATTTAACAGATATGAACCAACTCACCAACTCTCCGTAGCTACTTAAGAAAGGAAGTATGCTGAGCTTGGATAAGGAGCCGTACTAGCACGCCTGAAATTTTTGTACCAACTATTGCATCACCATTTTAATAGATACATCACATAAAAGACCCATATGCAATAACCATTTTTTGAATTTAAATGAAGTTTCGTGCTCTTAGAGACCTTTAGTATAGCGTAGGCAGACATAAGCAAAGGAATAGTgaacgctataaaatagcgtccttcgtactgcgcatgcgccaaacgctattccaAATCGAATTTTAACGTACGTGTGCGTTACGTACGCTGTCTCgggaatttagcgtgcgtgctcttgcttacgctaggaaaaatagcATTATCAAGATGGCGGCGCTTACGTCAACCGCATCGGAGGGAATTCGTAAATGTTATTGAGCTTTTAGGCATATTAATTGCCTTTAAATGGTACACGCGAAGTTCGCTTTGCCTCCCCTCGCCAACAGCATAACGAATGAGAGATAAACTTGCCCCTTTTCTCGATTCGGTGCAACGGTTCCGCAGTTCTTAACCCTAACAATACACCGCCTactgtggattgccttgatttaGAATTTTACGCCAAGGTAGCCTTGCCAAATGCAGTCGTTTCGGCGGTAGGCCCGAAGGCTCGAAAGAACTCAACGTGACGTTATCAGAAACCTTGCTCGGTTCAGTTACCTAAAAAATTCGGGCCTGGCTCAACTAAACTGGCCATGGAACTGGATAACTACGCGACACGGCTTGGATAAGCTTGGCTAAATGCGAAAAATAtgtcacaaaatattttcacattttaacaccagatggcgccactgtggcATGCGCTATCGTTGCGTTCAGGTTGGCATACGATAAAGTGCTTGTGCGATTTCCACTGTAAGCTCCCCttaaatgcttgcgtataacgTACGTAAGCACTCATACGCTATTCTAAAAAGCCTTTATTGTGATTGCCTTAAACACTCATTTTTGCCACTTGCAAATAGAGAAAATAGAGCTTGGAAGATTCAATTACATACAGTTCTACACTGGGTGAATTTGTTAAACTAGTAGAGAATTTCTTGCACAAAAATGTTTGAATTTTAATTCCACACAGTCCTCATCGATTAATGGCTTCGAAACCCAGTGAAGTCCTCACCGATGAGGCCTCGCAATGACTTTAAAAT comes from the Amblyomma americanum isolate KBUSLIRL-KWMA chromosome 1, ASM5285725v1, whole genome shotgun sequence genome and includes:
- the LOC144101961 gene encoding aurora kinase A-like, which codes for MRHENILELYNWFHDESRVYLILEYAPHGTLFQKLVKEKHLNDVSAATFIDQMCKALKYCHGLGVIHRDIKPENLLLGINEELKVADFGWAAQGASTRRKTFCGTLDYLAPEILAGGSYDMKVDHWCLGVLAYELLVGCPPFETESVAKTRALIKKANITFPRHVCAAARGLIRKLLQLEADKRMSLDEVLEHPWVSANAIRPEKSKTSKKN